From Haemorhous mexicanus isolate bHaeMex1 chromosome 13, bHaeMex1.pri, whole genome shotgun sequence, a single genomic window includes:
- the LOC132333572 gene encoding uncharacterized protein LOC132333572 isoform X5 has translation MHLTNYAINKHNENFIKDDMVGSKRKLSTLNAWMAKHNYDTSKLWADIDDIVIKTLISAHPVLKHHYQSCFSNRTTGCACFEILGFDILLDRRLKPWLLEVNHSPSFNTDSQLDHEVKDALLCDTFNLINVHACDRKKVLEEDKRRVKERLLQANQTPWESRRREQESSQAAWLAQAETYENEHLGGFRRIYPAPGTEKYEPFFQQSRSLFQDTAASKAREEYARQQLEEMRLKNEKLEAIRKKKTESNKSTGPTTHLSYRSTKSWDRKVQRIQYNSMKPQNIVEHEEKRRVNALLLREKQIRGLGITELLSRLLPAADTQRPCELQSQLPFPWDVIGEHNTHDLMMLFSFLGVPAPPLGHRVVPSPTAQGVPQHMPGPDPKDMETLCIRGQSILYHARHKGPRAQGGGWLQGQAVGAALPQPCAHPRGQQLREQCLLGTASQAEGCDAGSLSSSDGGSCPPASPASPVQAPGDSIFSCAVVQEAPIATATQVQRTHASHHGRASPCHCVTPCQRLAPCQCPTNSQPEKHRARRRRAAARMERLRRELGGGRGAPDRALTWQAMEQLRFLRRELPEEWPLERLAQGFGVSTDVVRRVLRSRGCPSPRRRLRQDQRALSAAATAPPPGRGAGDGREVRASDGTLLYRLPRGWGGPGPGAQ, from the exons ATGCACCTGACCAATTATGCAATCAACAAACACAATGAGAACTTCATCAAGGACGACATGGTGGGCAGCAAGAG GAAACTGTCCACCCTCAATGCCTGGATGGCAAAGCACAACTATGACACATCAAAGCTCTGGGCAGATATTGATGACATTGTTATAAAGACACTGATTTCAGCTCACCCTGTGCTGAAACACCATtaccagagctgcttctccaaCCGCACTACTGGCTGTGCCTGCTTTGAAATCCTGGGCTTTGACATTTTGCTGGATAGAAGGCTGAAGCCATGGCTGCTGGAG GTGAACCACTCTCCCAGCTTCAACACAGATTCTCAGCTAGACCATGAGGTGAAGGATGCCCTTCTGTGTGACACCTTCAACCTGATCAATGTGCACGCCTGTGACAGAAAGAAGGTGCTGGAGGAAGACAAGCGGCGGGTAAAGGAGCGGCTCCTTCAGGCCAACCAGACTCCCTGGGAGTCCAG gcgcagggagcaggagagcagccaggctgcctggctggcacaggctgaAACCTACGAGAATGAGCACCTGGGCGGGTTCCGACGCATCTACCCTGCACCTGGGACAGAGAAGTATGAGCCAttcttccagcagagcaggtcCCTCTTCCAGGATACAGCAGCATCCAAGGCAAGAGAAGAGTATGCCAG gcagcagctggaggagatgcgcctgaaaaatgaaaagctggaAGCTatcaggaagaagaaaacagagagcaATAAAAGCACAGGTCCTACAACCCACCTCTCCTACAGAAGCACCAAGTCATGGGACAGAAAG GTGCAGCGCATACAGTACAACTCCATGAAGCCCCAGAACATTGTGGAACACGAAGAGAAAAGGAGAGTGAACGCTCTGCTGCTGCGTGAGAAGCAGATCCGAGGCCTGGGCATCACTGAGCTGCTTTCCCGGCTGCTCCCTGCGGCTGACACCCAGAGACCCTGCGAGCTCCAGAGCCAG ctgccGTTTCCCTGGGATGTCATCGGGGAGCACAACACCCACGATTTAATGATGCTTTTCTCATTCCTGGGAGTCCCAGCTCCGCCCTTGGGACACAGGGTCGTACCCAGCCCTACAGCCCAGGGCGTGCCACAGCACATGCCAGGCCCAGATCCCAAGGACATGGAGACCCTCTGCATTCGAGGCCAGAGCATCCTGTACCATGCGCGGCACAAGGGCCCCCGGGCGCAGGGCgggggctggctgcagggccaggcagtGGGGGCAgcgctcccccagccctgcgcCCACCCcagggggcagcagctgagagagcagtgCCTCCTTGGCACCGCAAGCCAGGCTGAAGGCT GTGATGCTGGTAGTCTGTCATCCTCCGATGGGGGCAGCTGTCCCCCGGcttccccagccagcccagtgCAGGCTCCAGGTGACAGCAtcttcagctgtgctgtggtcCAGGAGGCTCCCATCGCCACTGCCACTCAGGTGCAGCGCACACACGCCTCACACCATGGCAGAGCCTCGCCGTGCCACTGTGTCACACCATGCCAGCGCCTTGCCCCATGCCAGTGCCCCACAAATTCACAGCCTGAAAAGCACAG ggcgcggcggcggcgggcggcggcgcggaTGGAGCGGCTGCGGCGGGAGCTGGGCGGGGGACGCGGAGCCCCCGATCGCGCCCTGACCTGGCAGGCGATGGAGCAGCTGCG GTTCCTGCGGCGGGAGCTGCCCGAGGAGTGGCCGCTGGAGCGCCTGGCCCAGGGCTTCGGCGTCAGCACGGACGTGGTGCGGCGGGTGCTGCGGAGCCGCGGCTGTCCCTCTCCGCGCCGCCGCCTGCGGCAGGACCAGCGGGCGCTGAGCGCCGCCGCCACGGCACCGCCACCGGGCCGGGGAGCGGGGGACGGGCGCGAGGTGCGCGCCTCCGACGGGACGCTGCTGTACCGGCTGCCGCGGGGCTGGGGCGGGCCGGGGCCCGGCGCGCAATAA